In Sphingomonas sp. M1-B02, the sequence GGCAGTGGATCACGTCGCGTTCGGAGAAGATGCCGGCGACGACGCCGTCCTCGATCACGGGCACGGCGCCGATCCGCCTGGCGGCCAGCAGGGCCACGGCTTCGGCGACGGTGCGATCCCCGGTGATCGACACCACGTCATGCCCCTTGCCCCCCAGGATTGCAGCGATGGTCATCGCACGTCTCCACATTAGGCGTCAGGCGGTTGTTTCTTTCACGATTCGCGCGCAATTGCAAAAGCATGCGGATACCGCCTCAGGACCTGGACGATCCGGACTATGCGGCCTTCGCCTGGGGGCGCTTTCGCCGCATCCTGAAGTGGATGACGCTGGTGGCGCTGCTGGCGACCGGGGTGGCCGAGCTGGCGCTCTATTGGTCGATGGGCGAGCTGCGGCTGGTGACCGCGATCGCGACCTTCCTGGGGGTCTTCTTCACGGTGATGATGGCCGCGGCGCTGATGGGGCTGATGTTCCTCAGCTCGGGCAGCGGACATGACGAGCGGGTCGAGGATCCGCTGAAGGGCCAAATAGATATCGGCGACTGAGCCTTTGCCCAGCCGCCGATACGGTAGTTTCAATAGGTGCGTGCCGAGGCTCAGGCCGCGGGCACATCCGCTTCGTCGGCGCGCGGGGTGCGGCGGCGGCGCGGCTTCTTGGGCGCCTCCTCCTCGTCGCTCGCAGGCTTGGCGTCGAGCCCGAAGGCCGGCGGCAGCAAGGCGGCATCGATGCCGACGGGCGCTTCGGCTTCGACGGCCTCCTCACGCCGCGGACGTCCGCGACGACGCACGCGATCCTGCTGCTGCTCCTCGCGCGGTGCGCTGGGGGCTTCGGCTGCCGGGGCTTCATTGCTTTCGGCGGCGGCATAGCCATTGCCGTTGGCCTGGCTGCTGCGGGGATTGTCGCGATAGCGATTGTCGCGATCCTCACGGCCGCGATCCTGGCGCGGTTCGCGGGCTTCGCGCGGTTCACGATCGGGGCGCGGCTCGCGATCCTGGCGCGGTTCACGATCGGGGCGCGGTTCGCGGTCCTGGCGGGGCTCGCGATCGGGACGCGCGTCGCGCTGCTGGCGGGGCTGCTCGTCGCGCGGCTGCTCGTCGCGATTGCCTTCGGACTCGAAGCCGAAATCCTCGTCGTCGCCGTCGATATCGTTGCGCGGGAGGCGCTGCTGCGGCTGATTGGGGTTCGCTTCCTCGAAGCGCGAGCGGGTTTCGCTCAACACCCGAAAATAATGGTCGGCGAACTGGAGATAATATTCGGCGTTGACCCGATCGCCCTGCATCTGCGCGTCGCGGGCAAGGCTCTTATATTTTTCGAGCAACTGGGCGGCATTGCCGCGGGCGCGATTGTCGATGCGATTGCCATTGCCTTGATTGGCGTTGCCGCCACCGGGGCGCTGCTGACCACCACGACCGCGACGGCGGCCGTTATTAGCCTGACGATTGTTCATCAAGGTCTGTCTGTCCTGTCTACTTAAGCCGTCCGTCGATCCATCAATGGTCCCGGATGCAGTTTCAAATCGGGGAGCGCCGGTTACCGGCATTCCACCCGCCATGGCCGCCGGACTGCAGCGGCTCGCATGACATGGAGTAGGCCTTAGCCCTATATTTCAACGACTTGTTGAAAGTGCCTTGCCCCGGCCCGTTCTTAGCCCGTGCAGCATCAATCTCCAAGAGGAAATATTGGGACGTCTGCACATCCTTTCAAGTAAGGCGCACGACGCGGGGCCGACCGGCCAGGTCCGCATGCACCTGGGACGCCAGCCCCTGCGCGGCCGCCAGCGCCGAAACCGCCTCCGCCTGGGTCCAGCCGATCTCGAGAATCGCGCAGCCGCCCGGGGCGATCATTCGCGGCAGATCGGGGAGAATGCGGCGATAGTCGTCGAGCCCCCCTGCCCCCGCATATAAAGCCGAGGCGGGCTCATGCTCGCGGACTTCGGGGGGAAGCCGCTCCTCGGTGCCGATATAAGGCGGATTGGCGAGGATAAGGTCGAAACGCTTGGCGATCCCCGCGGCCCAGTCGCCGGCTCGAAATTGCACGCGATCGGCCATGCCGAGGCGATCGGCGTTCGCACGTGCATAAGAGAGTGCGTCTTCGGAAGCGTCGATGCCAAGGCCGCGGGCCTGCGGCCAATGATCGAGCGCGGCGAGCAGCAGCGTGCCGGGGCCGGTGCCGAGATCGAGGATCGTCGCCGGGGCGCAGCTTCCGAAATGGTCGATCGCGGCTTCGATCAGGGTTTCGCTGTCCGGCCGCGGGATCAGCGCGCCGGGGCCGACCATCAGGTCGATCGTCCAAAAGGCGCGGGTGCCGGTTATGTAGGCGATCGGCTCGTGGGCGAGGCGGCGCTGGAGGAGGGGGGCGAAGCCGTCCGGGGCGAGATCATCGAGGTGGCGGAGGAGGAGAGTTTCGCGGGAGACGCCTAGCGCGTGGGCCATGAGGAGTTCGGCGTCGAGGCGGGGGGTGGCTGAAGTTGGGGTGAGTTGGCGCGTCGCTTCCGCGAGGGCTGCCCTGATCTTGAGCCCCTCCCCTTCAGGGGAGGGCTTGGGGGTGGGGGATGTCTCACCGAGACTTTCGCCCGCGGATGGCCCCCACCCCAACCCCTCCCCTGAAGGGGAGGGGCTTTTCTCGTCCCTTTCACCCATCCAGCTGGGCCAGGCGATCGGCCTCGTCCTGCGCGATCAGCGCGCCGAGCAGTTCGTCCATCTCGCCCTCCAGGATTTCGGGCAGGCGATGCAGCGTCAGGTTGATGCGGTGATCGGTCACCCGCCCTTGCGGGTAATTATAGGTGCGGATCCGCTCCGAGCGATCGCCCGAGCCGACCATCGACTTGCGCGCCCCCGCCCGCTCGGCATGCAGCCGCTCGCGCTCCTGCTCGTAGAGGCGGGTGCGGAGCACCTTCATCGCCTTGGCCTTGTTCTTGTGCTGCGACTTCTCGTCCTGCTGGATCACCGTCAGCCCGGTCGGGATATGGACGATGCGCACCGCGCTGTCGGTAGTGTTGACCGATTGGCCGCCGGGCCCCGAGGAGCGATAGATGTCGATGCGCAGATCCTTGTCGTCGATCTTGATGTCGACTTCCTCGGCCTCGGGCAGCACCGCGACGGTGGCGGCGCTGGTGTGGATGCGGCCCTGGGTCTCGGTCGCGGGGACGCGCTGGACGCGGTGGACGCCGCTTTCGAACTTCAATCGGGCGAACACGCCCTTGCCCTCGACCGAGGCGATCGCTTCCTTGAAGCCGCCCGAATCGGAAGCCGAGGAGGAGATGAGCTCGACCCGCCACCCCTGCCCTTCGGCATATTTCTGGTACATGCGGAACAGGTCGGCCGCGAAAAGCGCCGCCTCGTCGCCGCCGGTGCCGGCGCGGATTTCGAGCATCGCCGCGCGCTCGTCGGCGGCGTCGCGGGGGAGCAGCGAGAGCGCGAGGTCGCGCTCGGCCTGGGGGATCGTCGCCTTGAGCGCCTCAATCTCCTCGCGCGCCATCTCGCGCAACTCGGCGTCACCATCGACGTCCATGCCGACCAGCACGTCATGCTCGGCGCGCAGCCGGCGCAGCTCGCCCGCGGCCTTGGCGACGGGTTCGAGCTCGGCATATTCCTTGGAGACCGTCACGAACTTCTCGCCGCTGAGGTCGCCGGTGGCCATCATCGCCTGAAGCTCGTCGCGCCGCGCCTCGATCGCGGCGATGCGGTCGGGGGGGATGTTCATATCCGTTCCCCTGCGAAGCCCGGTTCCCCTGCGAAGGCAGGGGCCCAGACTCGGCGCACTGCGCCGACGTGCACGCTACCGCGTGCGATTGAGTTGAAGGGCTGGGCCCCTGCCTTCGCAGGGGAACAAGGGGGCTTCACTGCTTGCCCGCCATGGTCTGCAGGAGCGCCTCTACGCGTTGCTGCTCGGGCGTTCCGGGTGCGGAGCGCGCATTGCCCTTGGCCCGATCACCCTCCCAGACGAGGCCGACGATCACCTTGGCATTCACCTTGGCCGCCTTGTCATAACGCTTCTTCGGCGAGCCCGTCGCGATCATCTCGGCGGAAAGCCCGCTGGCGCGAAATGCCTTGAGCGCGCGTGTGCCGAACGCAAGCGCGCGATCATCCTCTACTGCGACCACGACGTCCGGCTGATTGGCCAGCGGCTCCTCAATCAGCATCGCCAGCCGCTCGACGCCCGCGGCCCAGCCCACGCCCGGCGTCGCGGGCCCGCCGAGCGAGCCGATCAGCCCGTCATAGCGTCCGCCCGCGAGCACCGTCCCCTGCGCGCCGAGCCGATCGGTGACGAACTCGAACGCAGTGTGGCGATAATAGTCCAGCCCGCGCACCAGCCGGGCGTTGCGGGTCCACGCCACGCCGGCCGCATCGAGCCCGTCGGTCACCGCCTTGAAGAAGGCCGCGGCCTCCTCGGTCAGATAGGCGTCGATATCGGGCGCGCTGTCGGCGATCGGGCGGTCGCGCGGGTCCTTCGAATCGAGGATCCGCAGCGGGTTTTTCTCCAGCCGCGCGACGCTGTCCTCCGACAGATCTCCGCGATGCGCCTCGAAATGCGCGACCAGGGCCGCGCGCCAGGCGTCGCGCGTCGCGGCGTCGCCCAGCGTGTTGAGCTGGAGCGTCACGCCGTCGGCAATGCCCAGTTCGTGGAGCAACTGATCGGCCAGCACGAGCAGTTCGACATCGGCGGCGGGCTCGGCCGCGCCGATGATCTCGGCGTCGATCTGATGGAACTGGCGGAAGCGGCCCTTTTGCGGGCGCTCGTAGCGGAACACCGGGCCCGAGGTGACCAGCTTCATCGGGGCATGCTGCTGCCAGCCCTCGGTGATGAAGGCGCGGCAGATGCCGGCGGTGAATTCGGGGCGCAGCGTGATCGAATCGCCGCCGCGATCCTCGAACGTATACATCTCCTTCGAGACGACGTCCGAGGTCTCGCCCATGCTGCGCGCGAACACATTGGTCGCCTCGAAGATGGGGATGTCGACGCGCTGAAAGCAATAAAGCTTCCGCACGCGATCGAACGCTTCGAGAACGGCTGCGAAGCGCCGCTGCTCGTCGCCGAAAATGTCCTGGGTGCCCCGGATCCGCTTGGGGGTTTCGATACGTGCCATTGCGGGCGGGTTTCTAGGGCGTTGCGCGGCGTTGCGCCACTCCCCTTTCGCGACGCGCATACATCCTTGCAAACAAGGCCGACACATCTTGATACATTTCTAAGGTGGAACGGGCGCAACCGCCTGCGTATGAGCGAGTTAGGCATAGACCGCGTCGCTCCGGACGCCCTTAGCGGATCGAACTCTTGATATCGAACGAACCGACCAGCCTTCGCCGATCGGGCCCCGTGCTCATGGCCGTGGCATTGATTGTTAGCGCCTGCAGCAGCGGCGAGGCCGAGAAGAGCGGCGGACGCGGCCAGACCGGGCCCGCGCAGGTCGGGTTCGTCGTCGTGCAGCCCACCAGCGTGCCGGTCGTCACCGAGCTTTCGGGACGGGTGACCGCCTTCCAGATGTCCGAGGTGCGGCCGCAAGTGGCGGGGATCATCCGGGAACGCTTCTTCGAGGAAGGATCGATCGTCCAGGCGGGGCAGATGCTCTACCAGATCGATCCCAGCATCTATCAGGCGCAGGTCTCCGAGGCGTCGGCGAACCTGCAGAGCGCGCGCGCCACCGCCCAGGCGGCGCAGGTGCGCGCCGAACGCTTCCGTCCGCTCGCGCAGATGCAAGCCGTCAGCGCGCAGGATTATACCGACGCGGCGGCCCAGGCCCGTCAGGCCCAGGCAGCGGTCGCGCAAAGCAACGCCCAGCTGCAGACCGCCCAGATCAACCTGCGCTTCACCAAGGTGCCTGCGCCGATCACCGGCCGCATCGGGCGATCCTTGTTCACCAAGGGCGCGCTGGTCACCACCAACCAGACCGAACCGCTTGCGGTCATCCAGCGGCTCGACCCGATATTCGTCGACATTCAGCAATCCTCGGCGGACCTGCTTTCGCTGCGCCGCGCGCTGGCGGCCGGCGGCAACGCTCCCACGACTGCCCCGGTGCGGCTGACGCTGGAGGACGGCAGCGATTACGGGCTCACCGGCACGGTCGAATTTTCGGAAGTGGTGGTGAGCGAGAATACCGGAACGGTGACACTGCGGGCGCGCTTCGCCAATCCGCAGGGGCTGCTGCTGCCGGGCATGTTCGTCCGCGCGGCGTTTGCGCAGGCGATCGATACGCAGGCGTTCCTGGTCCCCCAGGCGGGGCTTTCGCGCGATCCCAAGGGCAATGCGACGGTCTATGTCGTCGGCCCGGGCAACCGCGCGGTGGCCCGCACCGTGATCGCCACGCGCACGATCGGCCCGAACTGGGTGGTGACGCAGGGGCTGGCCGCGGGCGACAGGGTGATCGTCCAGGGCACCGCCAATCTGCGC encodes:
- the prfA gene encoding peptide chain release factor 1 — encoded protein: MNIPPDRIAAIEARRDELQAMMATGDLSGEKFVTVSKEYAELEPVAKAAGELRRLRAEHDVLVGMDVDGDAELREMAREEIEALKATIPQAERDLALSLLPRDAADERAAMLEIRAGTGGDEAALFAADLFRMYQKYAEGQGWRVELISSSASDSGGFKEAIASVEGKGVFARLKFESGVHRVQRVPATETQGRIHTSAATVAVLPEAEEVDIKIDDKDLRIDIYRSSGPGGQSVNTTDSAVRIVHIPTGLTVIQQDEKSQHKNKAKAMKVLRTRLYEQERERLHAERAGARKSMVGSGDRSERIRTYNYPQGRVTDHRINLTLHRLPEILEGEMDELLGALIAQDEADRLAQLDG
- a CDS encoding efflux RND transporter periplasmic adaptor subunit, whose amino-acid sequence is MAVALIVSACSSGEAEKSGGRGQTGPAQVGFVVVQPTSVPVVTELSGRVTAFQMSEVRPQVAGIIRERFFEEGSIVQAGQMLYQIDPSIYQAQVSEASANLQSARATAQAAQVRAERFRPLAQMQAVSAQDYTDAAAQARQAQAAVAQSNAQLQTAQINLRFTKVPAPITGRIGRSLFTKGALVTTNQTEPLAVIQRLDPIFVDIQQSSADLLSLRRALAAGGNAPTTAPVRLTLEDGSDYGLTGTVEFSEVVVSENTGTVTLRARFANPQGLLLPGMFVRAAFAQAIDTQAFLVPQAGLSRDPKGNATVYVVGPGNRAVARTVIATRTIGPNWVVTQGLAAGDRVIVQGTANLRPDAELRPVPVTTPQRIEAPKGGQSATAKAKGG
- the prmC gene encoding peptide chain release factor N(5)-glutamine methyltransferase, producing the protein MRAALAEATRQLTPTSATPRLDAELLMAHALGVSRETLLLRHLDDLAPDGFAPLLQRRLAHEPIAYITGTRAFWTIDLMVGPGALIPRPDSETLIEAAIDHFGSCAPATILDLGTGPGTLLLAALDHWPQARGLGIDASEDALSYARANADRLGMADRVQFRAGDWAAGIAKRFDLILANPPYIGTEERLPPEVREHEPASALYAGAGGLDDYRRILPDLPRMIAPGGCAILEIGWTQAEAVSALAAAQGLASQVHADLAGRPRVVRLT
- a CDS encoding DUF4167 domain-containing protein, translating into MMNNRQANNGRRRGRGGQQRPGGGNANQGNGNRIDNRARGNAAQLLEKYKSLARDAQMQGDRVNAEYYLQFADHYFRVLSETRSRFEEANPNQPQQRLPRNDIDGDDEDFGFESEGNRDEQPRDEQPRQQRDARPDREPRQDREPRPDREPRQDREPRPDREPREAREPRQDRGREDRDNRYRDNPRSSQANGNGYAAAESNEAPAAEAPSAPREEQQQDRVRRRGRPRREEAVEAEAPVGIDAALLPPAFGLDAKPASDEEEAPKKPRRRRTPRADEADVPAA
- the hisS gene encoding histidine--tRNA ligase; the protein is MARIETPKRIRGTQDIFGDEQRRFAAVLEAFDRVRKLYCFQRVDIPIFEATNVFARSMGETSDVVSKEMYTFEDRGGDSITLRPEFTAGICRAFITEGWQQHAPMKLVTSGPVFRYERPQKGRFRQFHQIDAEIIGAAEPAADVELLVLADQLLHELGIADGVTLQLNTLGDAATRDAWRAALVAHFEAHRGDLSEDSVARLEKNPLRILDSKDPRDRPIADSAPDIDAYLTEEAAAFFKAVTDGLDAAGVAWTRNARLVRGLDYYRHTAFEFVTDRLGAQGTVLAGGRYDGLIGSLGGPATPGVGWAAGVERLAMLIEEPLANQPDVVVAVEDDRALAFGTRALKAFRASGLSAEMIATGSPKKRYDKAAKVNAKVIVGLVWEGDRAKGNARSAPGTPEQQRVEALLQTMAGKQ